A window of the Lysinibacillus irui genome harbors these coding sequences:
- the metK gene encoding methionine adenosyltransferase produces the protein MTNRRLFTSESVTEGHPDKICDQISDAILDAILAEDPNARVACETTVTTGLVLVAGEITTSTYVDIKGIVRDTVAEIGYTRGKYGFDAENLAVLVAIGEQSPDIAQGVDQALEAREGSMTDADIEAIGAGDQGLMFGYACNETPELMPLPISLAHKLARRLTEVRKSGELAYLRPDGKTQVTIEYDDNNVPVRVDTIVISTQHDEEATLDQIQADLKEFVIGPVVPSELLDANTKYFINPTGRFVIGGPKGDAGLTGRKIIVDTYGGYARHGGGAFSGKDATKVDRSAAYAARYVAKNIVAAGLADRAEVQLAYAIGVAQPVSIAVDTFGTGRVKESEIVEWVRELFDLRPAGIIKMLDLRRPIYKQTAAYGHFGRTDLNVPWEQIDKADALREKAHL, from the coding sequence ATGACAAACCGTCGACTGTTTACATCAGAGAGTGTAACAGAAGGACATCCAGATAAAATTTGTGACCAAATCTCGGATGCCATTTTAGATGCTATTTTAGCAGAAGATCCAAATGCACGTGTAGCGTGTGAAACTACTGTAACAACAGGATTAGTATTAGTAGCAGGAGAAATTACAACTTCTACTTATGTAGATATTAAAGGTATCGTTCGTGATACTGTAGCCGAAATAGGCTATACACGCGGTAAATATGGCTTTGATGCTGAAAACTTAGCCGTGCTTGTGGCTATTGGTGAACAATCACCGGATATTGCACAAGGTGTTGACCAAGCATTAGAAGCGCGTGAAGGCTCAATGACAGATGCTGATATTGAAGCTATTGGTGCTGGTGACCAAGGTCTAATGTTTGGTTACGCATGTAATGAAACACCAGAGTTAATGCCACTACCAATTAGTTTAGCACACAAATTAGCACGTCGTTTAACAGAAGTACGTAAATCAGGAGAATTAGCGTATTTACGTCCTGATGGTAAAACTCAAGTAACGATTGAATATGATGACAATAATGTACCAGTACGTGTGGATACTATTGTTATTTCAACACAGCATGATGAAGAGGCAACACTGGATCAAATTCAAGCAGATTTAAAAGAATTTGTTATTGGACCTGTTGTGCCAAGTGAATTATTAGATGCTAACACGAAATATTTCATCAACCCAACTGGCCGTTTTGTAATCGGTGGACCAAAAGGAGATGCTGGGTTAACAGGACGTAAAATCATTGTTGATACATACGGTGGTTACGCGCGTCATGGTGGTGGAGCATTCTCAGGTAAGGATGCGACAAAGGTAGACCGTTCAGCAGCTTATGCAGCACGTTATGTAGCGAAAAATATTGTAGCAGCTGGATTAGCAGACCGCGCTGAGGTACAACTTGCCTATGCGATTGGTGTTGCACAACCTGTTTCCATTGCTGTCGATACATTTGGTACAGGCAGAGTGAAAGAAAGTGAAATCGTAGAATGGGTTCGTGAACTATTTGATCTACGCCCAGCAGGTATAATTAAAATGCTGGATCTACGCCGTCCGATCTATAAACAAACTGCAGCATATGGTCATTTTGGCCGCACTGACTTAAATGTGCCATGGGAACAAATCGATAAAGCTGATGCACTTCGAGAAAAAGCACATCTGTAA
- the pckA gene encoding phosphoenolpyruvate carboxykinase (ATP), whose translation MNSVEIANELKELLNGGNINVQLSVPQLAEKATSRGEAMLTVDGAVRAETGKYTGRSPKDKYTVEEESTKDQIDWGKVNQPISSEVFDNLYVKVIKYLKERDELFVFKGFAGADKDSQLSIQVINEYAWHNLFAHQLFIRPTKEELASHVADFTVISAPNFKADPAVDGTSSETFIIVSLEKKIILIGGTEYAGEMKKSIFGIMNYLLPQQGILSMHCSANVGEAGDVALFFGLSGTGKTTLSADPDRKLIGDDEHGWSDNGVFNIEGGCYAKTINLSAEKEPEIYNAIRFGSVLENVAVDPETRICDYDDGSLTENTRVAYPIQYIENIVDPSVAGHPKTIIFLTADAFGVLPPISKLTKEQAMYHFLSGFTSKLAGTERGVTEPEPVFSTCFGSPFLPLPATVYAEMLGQKIDEHGAQVFLVNTGWTGGEYGTGSRMKLSYTRTMVRAAIDGKLTNVETTQDAVFGLHIPTAVEGVPSEVLNPREAWADKAAYDEKAAELAGLFNENFKKFTNVSEAIITLGGPLK comes from the coding sequence ATGAATTCAGTAGAAATTGCAAACGAACTGAAGGAATTATTAAACGGCGGTAACATTAATGTTCAACTTTCAGTACCACAATTAGCAGAAAAAGCTACATCTCGTGGTGAAGCAATGTTAACAGTAGATGGCGCAGTTCGTGCAGAAACTGGCAAATACACTGGTCGTTCACCTAAAGATAAATATACGGTAGAAGAAGAAAGCACAAAAGATCAAATTGACTGGGGTAAAGTCAACCAACCTATTTCTTCTGAAGTGTTCGATAACCTATATGTAAAAGTAATAAAATATTTAAAAGAACGTGACGAGTTATTCGTATTCAAAGGCTTTGCAGGTGCTGACAAAGATTCTCAATTAAGCATTCAAGTGATTAATGAATACGCTTGGCACAATCTTTTTGCTCATCAATTATTTATCCGTCCAACTAAAGAAGAATTAGCTTCTCATGTTGCAGACTTCACAGTTATCTCTGCTCCTAACTTTAAAGCAGATCCTGCAGTTGATGGTACATCTTCTGAAACATTCATCATTGTATCACTTGAAAAGAAAATTATTTTAATTGGTGGTACTGAGTATGCTGGTGAAATGAAAAAATCTATTTTCGGTATCATGAACTACTTATTACCACAACAAGGAATCCTTTCAATGCACTGTTCAGCAAACGTTGGTGAAGCTGGCGATGTGGCATTATTCTTCGGTCTATCTGGTACTGGTAAAACGACTTTATCTGCTGACCCAGATCGTAAGCTTATCGGTGACGATGAACATGGCTGGTCTGATAATGGAGTGTTCAACATTGAGGGTGGTTGCTATGCAAAAACAATCAACCTTTCTGCTGAAAAAGAACCAGAAATCTACAATGCAATCCGCTTCGGTTCTGTTTTAGAAAACGTAGCTGTTGACCCAGAAACTCGTATTTGTGATTATGATGATGGTTCATTAACAGAAAACACACGTGTTGCTTATCCAATCCAATACATCGAAAATATTGTTGATCCATCTGTTGCAGGTCATCCAAAAACTATCATCTTCTTAACAGCTGATGCGTTTGGCGTATTACCTCCAATCAGTAAATTAACAAAAGAGCAAGCAATGTACCACTTCCTAAGCGGTTTCACTTCTAAACTTGCTGGAACTGAACGTGGTGTAACAGAACCAGAACCAGTATTCTCTACTTGCTTCGGTTCTCCATTCCTTCCACTTCCTGCAACAGTGTATGCAGAAATGTTAGGTCAAAAGATTGACGAGCACGGCGCACAAGTATTCCTAGTAAACACTGGTTGGACTGGTGGCGAATATGGTACAGGTAGCCGTATGAAGCTTTCTTACACACGCACAATGGTACGTGCAGCAATCGATGGCAAATTAACAAATGTAGAAACAACACAAGATGCTGTCTTTGGTTTACACATTCCAACAGCAGTTGAAGGTGTACCTTCTGAAGTGTTAAACCCTCGTGAAGCTTGGGCAGATAAAGCTGCTTATGATGAAAAAGCGGCTGAACTTGCAGGTCTATTCAATGAAAACTTTAAGAAATTCACAAACGTTTCTGAAGCTATCATTACACTTGGTGGCCCATTAAAATAA